In one Capricornis sumatraensis isolate serow.1 chromosome 1, serow.2, whole genome shotgun sequence genomic region, the following are encoded:
- the LOC138078102 gene encoding LOW QUALITY PROTEIN: apoptosis-stimulating of p53 protein 1-like (The sequence of the model RefSeq protein was modified relative to this genomic sequence to represent the inferred CDS: inserted 2 bases in 2 codons; deleted 3 bases in 3 codons) produces MMPMILTVFLSDNEQILTEVPITPETTCRDVVEFCKEPGEGSCHLAEVWRGNERPILFDYMMYEHLQKSGPRREEVKFFLGHEDSPTESSEQGGRQTQEQRTQRNVTNVPGEKRTENGVGNPCVELTLSELPDTAAQQQQQIENQQQMLVAKEQRLHFLKQQEHRQQQSVSENEKLQKLKERXEAQENKLKKIRAMRGQVDYSKIMNGNLSAEIERFSAMFQEKKQEVQTAILRVDQLSQQLEDLKKGKLNGFQPYNGKLTGPAAVELKRLYQELQIRNQLNQEQNSKLQQKELLNKRNMEVAMMDKRISKLRERLYGKKLQLSHVNGTSSPQSPLSTPGRVAAVGPYIQVPSTGSCPAPGDPAKPXSLTGASSAAHGRSKSLNDGNWATLKQNSSSSVRPPQIAGVDWKDTSAEGPLKQGPVSSQPMPLSALSAPEKLGMETGKVPPPLPGVSKPLPPSYGTYPSSAPVGPGSTNSLERRKEGSLPRPSAGLPGRQKPAPLPPVGSPHQPGSSQQIQQRISVPPSPTYPPAGLPGFPAGDGKPELPLTVAIRPFLADKGSRPQSPRKGPQTVNSSSIYSMYLQQATPPKNYQPAVHSTVNKSVKAVYGKPVLPSGSTSPSPLPFLHGSLAPGAAQPPPPGESTEKEPEPESPAPPGDGAVESLPRPLSPTKLTLIVHSPLRYQSDADLEALRRKLANAPRPLKKRSSITEPEGPAGPNIQKLLYQRFNTLAGGMEGAPFYQPSPSYDFLGSLADVDNGNATANGNLGKAGPAPPTTPLPVEPPASDANDNRLPSPEPEGLLCPLNTRQMAEPAEDDNNNVATASSTEQVPSPGAEAPSPGEEQAPPAVPLSSASKSKRTNLKKPNSERTGHGLRVRFNPLALLLDASLEGEFDLVQRVIYEVEDPSKPNDEGITPLHNAVCAGHHHIVRFLLDFGVNVNAADSDGWTPLHCAASCNSVHLCKQLVESGAAIFASTISDIETAADKCEEMEEGYIQCSQFLYGVQEKLGVMNKGVVYTLWAYEAQNSDELSFREGDALTILRRKDEVETDWWWARLGDREGYVPRNLLGLYPRIKPRQLTLA; encoded by the exons ATGATGCCGATGATATTAACCGTGTTCTTGAGCGACAATGAACAGATTTTAACAGAGGTTCCTATAACACCAGAAACAACATGTCGTGATGTTGTCGAATTTTGCAAAGAACCTGGAGAAGGCAGTTGCCATTTAGCTGAAGTGTGGAGGGGAAATGAGCGTCCCATACTCTTTGATTATATGATGTATGAACATCTTCAGAAGTCGGGGCCACGAAGGGAAGAAGTGAAATTTTTCCTTGGACATGAAGATTCCCCAACAGAGAGCAGTGAACAAGGTGGCCGTCAGACCCAGGAGCAAAGAACTCAGAGAAATGTT ACAAATGTACCTGGAGAAAAACGCACTGAAAATGGGGTTGGGAATCCATGTGTTGAACTTACCCTCTCAGAACTTCCAGATACGGCAgctcagcagcaacagcagattGAAAACCAGCAGCAGATGTTGGTGGCCAAGGAACAGCGTTTACATTTCCTGAAGCAGCAGGAGCACCGTCAGCAGCAGTctgtttctgaaaatgaaaagctTCAGAAACTGAAAGAGC gtgaagcccaggaaaataagcTGAAGAAGATCCGTGCCATGAGGGGACAAGTGGAC TACAGCAAGATCATGAATGGCAATCTGTCTGCTGAAATAGAAAGGTTCAGTGCCATGTTCCAGGAAAAGAAGCAGGAGGTACAGACTGCGATTTTAAGAGTTGATCAACTCAGTCAACAATTGGAAGATttaaagaagggaaaactgaACGGGTTCCAGCCTTACAATGGCAAGCTGACTGGACCGGCAGCAGTGGAGCTAAAAAGACTGTACCAGGAGCTTCAGATTCGTAACCAGCTCAACCAGGAGCAGAACTCAAAGCTGCAGCAGAAGGAACTCCTGAACAAGCGCAACATGGAGGTGGCCATGATGGACAAGCGGATCAGCAAACTGCGTGAGCGCCTTTACGGGAAGAAGCTTCAGCTGAGCCACGTGAACGGCACGTCGTCGCCTCAATCACCCCTGAGCACGCCCGGCAGGGTGGCAGCAGTGGGGCCGTATATCCAGGTGCCCAGCACCGGCAGCTGCCCCGCGCCCGGAGACCCGGCGAAGC TGTCCCTCACCGGCGCCTCGAGTGCTGCCCACGGAAGGTCCAAATC GCTCAATGATGGAAACTGGGCAACCTTAAAACAGAATTCTAGCTCTTCGGTGAGACCACCGCAGATCGCCGGCGTGGACTGGAAGGACACGAGTGCTGAGGGGCCGCTCAAGCAGGGGCCCGTCTCGAGCCAGCCCATGCCCCTGTCAGCCCTGAGTGCTCCAGAGAAGCTGGGCATGGAGACCGGCAAAGTGCCGCCCCCTCTGCCTGGTGTAAGCAAGCCGCTGCCCCCAAGCTATGGGACGTACCCAAGTTCTGCCCCTGTGGGCCCGGGCTCAACCAATTccctggagaggaggaaggagggcagCTTGCCCAGGCCCAGCGCAGGCCTTCCCGGTCGGCAGAAGCCCGCCCCGCTGCCCCCTGTGGGCAGCCCGCACCAGCCGGGCTCCTCGCAGCAGATTCAGCAGAGGATTTCTGTGCCCCCAAGTCCCACATACCCGCCTGCAGGGCTGCCTGGGTTTCCAGCCGGAGATGGCAAACCCGAACTCCCGCTGACTGTGGCCATTAGGCCCTTCCTGGCTGATAAAGGGTCGAGGCCACAGTCCCCCAGGAAAGGACCCCAGACGGTGAATTCAAGTTCCATATACTCCATGTACCTCCAGCAAGCCACACCACCTAAGAATTACCAGCCAGCAGTGCACAGCACCGTAAATAAGTCGGTTAAAGCAGTATATGGGAAGCCGGTTCTGCCGTCGGGCTCCACGTCCCCGTCCCCGCTGCCCTTCCTCCACGGCTCGCTGGCCCCGGGTGCCGCGCAGCCCCCGCCTCCCGGGGAGAGCACCGAGAAGGAGCCAGAGCCCGAAAGCCCTGCGCCGCCTGGGGACGGGGCCGTGGAGAGCCTGCCACGGCCGCTCAGCCCCACCAAGCTGACGCTCATTGTT CACTCGCCGCTGCGCTACCAGAGCGACGCCGACCTGGAGGCCCTGCGCAGGAAGCTGGCCAACGCGCCGCGGCCCCTGAAGAAGCGCAGCTCCATCACAGAGCCCGAGGGTCCTGCTGGGCCCAACATCCAGAAGCTGCTGTACCAGCGCTTCAACACGCTGGCTGGCGGCATGGAGGGCGCCCCCTTCTACCAGCCCAGCCCCTCGTACGACTTCCTGGGCTCCTTGGCTGATGTGGACAATGGGAACGCTACTGCCAACGGGAACCTGGGCAaggccggccccgccccgcccaccaCCCCGCTCCCCGTAGAGCCCCCCGCCTCTGACGCCAACGACAACCGGCTCCCTTCCCCCGAACCCGAGGGCCTGCTCTGTCCTCTGAACACCCGCCAGATGGCTGAGCCGGCCGAGGATGACAACAACAACGTGGCCACAGCCTCGTCCACCGAGCAGGTCCCCAGCCCTGGGGCTGAGGCCCCCTCTCCAGGGGAGGAGCAGGCGCCCCCAGCTGTGCCACTGTCCTCGGCCTCTAAGAGCAAGCGGACGAATCTGAAGAAGCCCAACTCAGAACGGACGGGACATGGCTTGCGGGTCCGCTTCAACCCGCTGGCACTGCTCCTGGACGCATCTCTGGAGGGCGAGTTCGACCTGGTGCAGAGGGTCATCTACGAGGTGGAGGACCCCAGCAAGCCCAACGACGAGGGCATCACCCCCCTGCATAACGCCGTCTGCGCCGGCCACCACCACATCGTGCGGTTCCTGCTGGACTTCGGGGTCAACGTGAATGCCGCCGACAGTGACGGCTGGACGCCCCTGCACTGTGCCGCCTCTTGCAATAGCGTCCACCTCTGCAAGCAGCTGGTGGAGAGCGGCGCTGCCATCTTTGCCTCCACCATCAGCGACATCGAGACGGCGGCGGACAAGTGCGAGGAGATGGAGGAGGGCTACATCCAGTGCTCCCAGTTTCTATACGGCGTGCAGGAGAAGCTGGGCGTGATGAACAAAGGGGTGGTGTACACCCTGTGGGCCTACGAGGCCCAGAACAGCGACGAGCTGTCCTTCCGCGAAGGGGACGCGCTCACCATTCTGCGGCGCAAGGACGAGGTCGAGACCGACTGGTGGTGGGCTCGCCTCGGGGACCGGGAGGGCTACGTGCCCAGGAACCTGCTGGGGTTGTATCCGCGGATCAAACCCCGACAGCTGACACTGGCCTGA